From one Rattus norvegicus strain BN/NHsdMcwi chromosome 7, GRCr8, whole genome shotgun sequence genomic stretch:
- the Polr2k gene encoding DNA-directed RNA polymerases I, II, and III subunit RPABC4 yields MDTQKDVQPPKQQPMIYICGECHTENEIKSRDPIRCRECGYRIMYKKRTKRLVVFDAR; encoded by the exons ATGGACACCCAGAAAGATGTTCAACCACCAAAGCAGCAGCCAATGATATATATTTGTGGAG AGTGTCACAccgaaaatgaaataaaatccagGGATCCAATCAGATGCAGAGAATGTGGATACAGAATAATGTACAAGAAAAGGACTAAGAGAT TGGTGGTTTTTGATGCTCGATGA